The proteins below come from a single uncultured delta proteobacterium genomic window:
- the aat gene encoding leucyl/phenylalanyl-tRNA-protein transferase (Evidence 2a : Function of homologous gene experimentally demonstrated in an other organism; PubMedId : 1909328, 7657641; Product type e : enzyme), which produces MPVFLSTNSGKFPPLWAASPEGLLAVGGDLSRERLLAAYANGIFPWYDADTPILWWTPPERCILRPEEAHIPRSLRRVLNSRCFSITLDTAFARVIRSCARARRPGQKGTWIVPEMAAAYTDLHAAGYAHSVEAWRDGELVGGLYGVALGGGFFGESMFFTAPEASKVSFVWLARLLHAWGFTLIDCQQVTDHLLRFGAYAVPRDTFMEALGEALRLPSAPGKWVIPKGFFPL; this is translated from the coding sequence ATGCCGGTTTTTCTGTCGACGAACAGCGGGAAGTTTCCGCCGTTATGGGCCGCCTCCCCGGAAGGGCTGCTCGCCGTCGGGGGCGACCTCTCGCGGGAGCGGCTGCTGGCAGCCTACGCCAACGGCATTTTTCCCTGGTATGACGCGGATACGCCCATTTTGTGGTGGACGCCGCCGGAACGGTGCATCCTCCGCCCCGAGGAAGCGCATATCCCGCGTTCTTTACGTCGGGTCCTCAATTCCCGTTGTTTTTCCATAACGCTCGATACGGCCTTTGCGCGGGTCATCCGTTCCTGCGCGCGAGCGCGCCGGCCCGGCCAGAAAGGGACCTGGATCGTGCCGGAAATGGCGGCGGCCTATACCGACCTGCACGCGGCGGGGTATGCCCATTCAGTGGAAGCCTGGCGGGACGGGGAGCTTGTCGGCGGTTTGTACGGCGTGGCGCTGGGCGGGGGATTTTTCGGGGAATCCATGTTTTTCACCGCGCCGGAAGCGTCCAAGGTCAGCTTCGTCTGGCTGGCGCGGCTGCTGCATGCATGGGGATTTACCCTGATCGACTGCCAGCAGGTCACGGACCATCTCCTGCGGTTCGGCGCGTATGCCGTGCCGCGCGATACGTTCATGGAGGCTCTGGGCGAGGCGTTGCGCCTGCCGTCGGCGCCCGGAAAATGGGTGATCCCGAAAGGGTTCTTTCCGCTGTAG
- a CDS encoding putative PAS/PAC sensor protein (Evidence 3 : Function proposed based on presence of conserved amino acid motif, structural feature or limited homology): MAQNMTPQPVDIATVGTTQKRSRLVAFGVGTLIVAVALVSFWAYKEVRSTEVKLEERLSDRAKILVDDRVAAVDTQVNGLKNAASRLLEAPMFTFFAAEVNNYKGDIGVLIAPEKRDNGAAPADKDALDKLMDNVPLMVVTLRDFCQGEGFVAGRIVNAQGNTYLSTMATTPALSDAEQRRVASVVETGKAVVSPVYTSSFGLVHDLVLPIFPPAFETQARPVSVLLLTKAVTGKNNLSELVQTTTVAGEGFAVKFIQKITDGYEKLELGSGSLSKVAAPAGITEDTLPFGVRLSVGGGEDVYSAGRRIPGTDWWIVQERSYLASRIDYHEAVQRIIILAVLASLVLALVVSVFWWRLVGKEQEEIAGQFRDLCGVIGDQKQLLDGINGTIKDPISMTDETGVYRYVNKAFGLAVSRSPEEVEGLDTKAVFGFDTAKRLRISDQKIIDGADSVTIDETIWLQSKRHFFQISKAGLKDEEGKLTGIVSVFRDITAQVEAQERGSRMVQQTIHALVRAIEASDPFLGGHSRIMGQIAVGIAKTLGLSNRDVATVEAAASLSQIGKMFVPREVLTKPGALTEDEKKIMEQHVEYAREVLKDIEFELPVLEAVYQMNERLDGEGYPQKLTGEQIGMPARVLAVANAFTAMARPRSYRAAIPVEKALSILKEDSSDYDASVVSALGKVLQTPEGERIVAQAAASQAL; the protein is encoded by the coding sequence ATGGCACAAAACATGACCCCGCAACCCGTGGACATAGCAACCGTGGGGACGACGCAAAAGCGCAGCCGTCTCGTGGCCTTCGGGGTAGGCACCCTGATTGTGGCCGTCGCCCTGGTGTCTTTCTGGGCGTACAAGGAAGTCAGGTCCACAGAGGTGAAACTGGAAGAGCGTTTGTCCGACCGGGCCAAGATTCTGGTGGACGACCGCGTCGCCGCGGTGGACACGCAGGTGAACGGCCTGAAAAACGCGGCCTCGCGGCTGCTGGAAGCGCCCATGTTTACCTTCTTCGCGGCGGAGGTGAACAACTACAAGGGCGATATCGGCGTACTCATTGCCCCGGAGAAAAGAGACAACGGGGCGGCTCCGGCGGACAAGGACGCCCTGGACAAACTCATGGACAACGTGCCCCTGATGGTGGTCACGCTCCGCGATTTCTGCCAGGGAGAAGGGTTTGTCGCCGGCCGTATCGTGAATGCGCAGGGGAATACCTACCTTTCCACCATGGCCACGACGCCCGCGCTCTCCGATGCGGAACAGCGCCGCGTCGCCTCGGTCGTGGAGACGGGGAAGGCCGTTGTTTCCCCGGTGTACACCTCTTCCTTCGGACTGGTGCACGATCTGGTGCTTCCCATTTTCCCGCCCGCCTTTGAAACGCAGGCCAGGCCCGTTTCCGTGCTGCTCCTGACGAAAGCCGTGACCGGGAAGAACAACCTGAGCGAGCTGGTGCAGACGACGACCGTCGCGGGTGAGGGTTTTGCCGTCAAATTTATCCAGAAGATCACGGACGGATACGAAAAGCTGGAGCTTGGCTCCGGTTCCCTGTCCAAGGTCGCCGCTCCCGCCGGGATTACCGAGGATACGCTCCCGTTCGGCGTGCGGCTGTCCGTCGGCGGCGGCGAGGACGTGTATTCCGCAGGCCGCCGCATACCCGGGACCGATTGGTGGATCGTGCAGGAACGCTCCTATCTCGCCTCCCGCATCGACTACCACGAAGCCGTGCAGCGCATCATCATCCTGGCCGTGCTCGCCTCCCTGGTGCTGGCGCTCGTCGTCAGCGTGTTCTGGTGGCGCCTCGTGGGCAAGGAGCAGGAAGAGATCGCCGGGCAGTTCCGCGATCTGTGCGGCGTCATCGGCGACCAGAAGCAGCTCCTTGACGGCATCAACGGCACGATCAAAGACCCCATCTCCATGACGGACGAAACCGGGGTCTACCGCTATGTGAACAAGGCCTTCGGCCTGGCGGTCAGCCGTTCCCCCGAAGAGGTGGAAGGGCTGGACACCAAGGCCGTCTTCGGGTTTGACACGGCGAAGCGCCTGCGTATTTCCGACCAGAAAATCATCGACGGCGCGGACAGCGTGACCATCGACGAGACCATCTGGCTCCAGTCCAAACGGCACTTCTTCCAGATTTCCAAAGCCGGGCTGAAGGATGAGGAAGGCAAGCTGACAGGCATCGTGTCCGTGTTCCGCGACATCACCGCACAGGTGGAAGCCCAGGAACGCGGCAGCCGCATGGTGCAGCAGACGATCCACGCCCTGGTGCGGGCCATTGAAGCGTCCGACCCCTTCCTCGGCGGGCATTCCCGCATCATGGGCCAGATAGCGGTCGGCATCGCCAAGACGCTCGGCCTGTCCAACCGCGACGTGGCCACCGTGGAAGCGGCGGCCTCGCTTTCGCAGATCGGCAAGATGTTCGTGCCGCGCGAGGTCCTGACCAAGCCCGGCGCCCTGACCGAAGACGAGAAGAAGATCATGGAACAGCACGTGGAATACGCTCGCGAAGTCCTGAAGGATATCGAGTTCGAACTGCCCGTGCTGGAAGCCGTGTACCAGATGAACGAACGCCTCGACGGCGAAGGGTACCCGCAAAAACTCACCGGCGAGCAGATCGGCATGCCCGCGCGGGTTCTGGCCGTCGCCAACGCCTTTACGGCCATGGCGCGCCCCCGGTCCTACCGCGCGGCCATTCCCGTGGAAAAAGCCCTTTCCATCCTCAAGGAAGATTCCTCCGACTATGACGCCTCCGTCGTGAGCGCCTTGGGCAAGGTTCTGCAAACGCCCGAAGGCGAGAGGATCGTGGCCCAGGCCGCGGCATCCCAGGCCCTGTAA
- a CDS encoding Type I secretion membrane fusion protein, HlyD family, whose amino-acid sequence MSISSWLVPPSADPADLEYMSEVDKALQNRGHPLAYIMSLAVLLFFAVFLLWASWAKLDEVTRGMGQVIPSQRTQEIQNLEGGILETMFVREGVDVNEGQPLAKLSPRILEANLREAQARMRENEIAITRLQAEIAGSEPVYTEDLMREFPAAIRDQMAAYRARMAQFLSEAQALQSQIDQRNREVEEALSKKAQIEENLRITIERRNMVEPLVRQGIYSRLDYLQVVQQVKGLEGDLNTVLQSIEKSRSSVKEAEQRMNTRRTEIVATATDEMSKRRAENSSLRENVAAIQDRLTRTEILSPMRGTVKRILINTVGGVIKPGETILELVPLDDTLLVEARIKPTDIGFIKNDQKAMIKLTAYDFSIYGGLEGFVEDISADSIEDKKGEPYFQVKLRTTKSSLTSREGKELPIKPGMQASVDIITGEKTVLAYLLKPITKAKQNALTER is encoded by the coding sequence ATGAGTATTTCGAGTTGGTTGGTCCCGCCCAGCGCGGACCCGGCGGACCTTGAATACATGAGCGAGGTGGACAAGGCGCTCCAGAACCGCGGGCACCCGCTCGCCTACATCATGTCCCTCGCGGTGCTTCTTTTTTTCGCGGTTTTTCTGTTGTGGGCCTCCTGGGCCAAGCTCGATGAGGTCACGCGCGGCATGGGCCAGGTTATCCCGTCCCAGAGAACGCAGGAAATCCAAAACCTCGAAGGCGGCATCCTGGAAACAATGTTCGTACGCGAAGGCGTGGACGTGAACGAAGGGCAGCCGCTCGCCAAACTCTCGCCGCGCATTCTGGAGGCAAACCTGCGCGAGGCCCAGGCCCGCATGCGCGAGAACGAGATCGCCATCACCCGGCTTCAGGCGGAAATAGCGGGCTCGGAACCCGTGTATACCGAAGATCTGATGCGGGAGTTCCCCGCCGCCATCCGCGACCAGATGGCCGCATATCGGGCGCGCATGGCCCAGTTTTTGAGCGAAGCCCAGGCCCTGCAATCGCAGATCGACCAGCGCAACAGAGAGGTTGAGGAAGCCCTCTCCAAGAAGGCGCAGATCGAGGAAAACCTCCGCATCACCATTGAGCGGCGCAACATGGTGGAACCGCTGGTGCGGCAGGGGATTTACTCCCGCCTGGATTATCTCCAGGTCGTCCAGCAGGTCAAAGGGCTTGAGGGCGACCTGAACACGGTGCTTCAAAGCATTGAAAAAAGCCGCAGTTCGGTGAAAGAGGCCGAGCAGCGCATGAATACCCGCAGGACCGAGATCGTGGCCACCGCGACCGATGAAATGAGCAAGCGCCGGGCGGAGAACTCCAGCCTCCGGGAAAACGTCGCGGCCATCCAGGACAGGCTGACCAGAACGGAAATACTGTCCCCCATGCGCGGCACGGTCAAACGGATCCTTATCAACACCGTCGGCGGGGTCATCAAGCCCGGGGAAACCATTCTGGAACTTGTGCCGCTGGACGATACGCTCCTGGTTGAAGCCAGGATCAAACCCACGGACATCGGGTTCATCAAGAACGACCAGAAAGCCATGATTAAGCTGACCGCCTATGATTTTTCCATCTACGGCGGCCTTGAGGGCTTTGTGGAAGACATCAGCGCGGACAGCATCGAGGACAAGAAGGGCGAACCCTATTTCCAGGTCAAGCTCCGTACGACGAAAAGCAGCCTGACATCCCGTGAAGGCAAGGAATTGCCGATCAAGCCGGGCATGCAGGCGTCCGTGGACATTATAACGGGTGAAAAAACCGTGTTGGCGTATTTGCTCAAGCCTATCACCAAGGCGAAGCAGAACGCCCTCACCGAGCGGTGA
- the clpA gene encoding ATPase and specificity subunit of ClpA-ClpP ATP-dependent serine protease, chaperone activity (Evidence 2a : Function of homologous gene experimentally demonstrated in an other organism; PubMedId : 12205096, 12235156, 12426582, 21243159, 21369885, 2185473, 3049606, 9573050, 9575205; Product type e : enzyme), with protein MLGKHLEAALAAAVADVQNRRHEYLTLEHLLLAITGERYGEEILETCGVDITAVRRRLEDFFKTYLNALPEGARVEVVQTLAVQRVLQRAMRHIQDAGRDTMEIGDVLAAMLEEDSYAGYFLLSQGITRVALLEVISHVKPARDEGNYPEKGEPEGEEGSHEKILQKYTTDLTAKARAGQIDPLVGRSAELARTVQILSRRRKNNPLYVGDPGVGKTAIAEGLALRIVNGDVPEMFAQARVFALDMGSLLAGSKYRGDFEGRLKAVMAALQSVPKSIMVIDEIHTIVGAGATTGGAMDASNILKPVLASGRLRCIGSTTHEEYRNHFEKDRALSRRFQKIDVAEPTQDECVAILKGLKPYYEEHHNVRYSLPALRAAVTLSVRHLQDKLLPDKAIDVIDEAGAAMRLTRGAKGADRAAALVGVAEIERVVAAMARIPSVKVSNNDRDKLKTLGEDLGKSVFGQTEAVSILTRAVLRARAGFGGHTRPQGSFLFYGPTGVGKTELAKQLAASLDVPFLRYDMSEYMEKHAVSRLIGAPPGYVGFDQGGLLTEAVRKSPHCVLLLDEIEKAHPDIFNILLQVMDYATLTDNTGRKTDFRNVVIIMTSNAGAFEMSARSLGFTPSDKGTDAASKGKKAVEKLFAPEFRNRLDAMVPFASLSPEVMGRIVDKFATQLAASLKEKRVDMLLTENGRAWLAAKGYDKAFGARPLARVMRESVEDELAAEVLFGKLAGGGRVVIDAESLTAEKLLFIYDGSVKGDTLPEGGKTLRLEAGKPVKLLPAHTTGSGKRPRAKQSGGDKTAPGKNRKPSGKGGRKIAAGAAKKTPVTAK; from the coding sequence ATGTTAGGAAAACACCTGGAAGCCGCGCTTGCGGCGGCCGTTGCGGATGTTCAGAACCGCAGGCATGAATATCTGACCCTTGAGCATCTCCTCCTCGCCATCACCGGGGAGCGGTACGGCGAGGAGATTCTGGAGACGTGCGGCGTGGATATCACCGCCGTGCGGCGCCGTCTTGAGGATTTTTTTAAAACCTATCTCAACGCGCTGCCGGAAGGCGCCAGAGTTGAGGTTGTCCAGACGCTGGCCGTGCAGCGCGTCTTGCAGCGCGCCATGCGCCATATACAGGACGCCGGCCGCGATACCATGGAAATAGGCGACGTGCTGGCCGCCATGCTCGAGGAAGATTCCTACGCGGGCTATTTCCTGCTTTCCCAGGGGATAACCCGCGTGGCGCTGCTGGAAGTCATTTCCCACGTCAAGCCCGCCCGCGATGAGGGGAACTATCCGGAAAAGGGCGAACCCGAAGGCGAGGAAGGCAGCCACGAGAAAATTCTCCAGAAATATACCACGGACCTGACGGCCAAGGCGCGGGCAGGGCAGATCGACCCGCTGGTCGGGCGGTCCGCCGAACTTGCCCGCACGGTCCAGATTTTGTCCCGCCGCCGGAAAAACAACCCCCTGTATGTGGGCGATCCGGGAGTGGGCAAAACAGCCATCGCCGAAGGCCTGGCCCTGCGTATCGTGAACGGCGACGTTCCCGAGATGTTCGCCCAGGCCAGGGTGTTCGCCCTGGACATGGGGAGCCTGCTCGCGGGCAGCAAATACCGGGGCGACTTCGAAGGCCGGCTGAAAGCCGTCATGGCCGCGTTGCAGAGTGTGCCCAAGTCCATCATGGTGATCGACGAGATCCATACCATCGTGGGCGCCGGGGCCACGACCGGCGGCGCCATGGACGCCTCCAACATTCTCAAGCCCGTGCTGGCTTCCGGGCGGCTGCGCTGCATCGGCTCCACCACGCATGAGGAATACCGCAACCATTTTGAAAAAGACCGCGCCCTGTCCCGCAGGTTCCAGAAGATCGACGTCGCGGAACCGACCCAGGACGAATGCGTGGCGATCCTGAAAGGATTGAAACCGTATTACGAAGAACACCACAATGTGCGCTACTCCCTGCCCGCCCTGCGCGCGGCGGTGACGCTTTCCGTGCGGCACTTGCAGGACAAGCTCCTGCCGGACAAGGCCATTGACGTCATAGACGAGGCCGGCGCGGCCATGCGGCTCACGCGCGGCGCCAAAGGCGCGGACAGGGCGGCGGCGCTCGTCGGCGTGGCGGAAATAGAACGCGTGGTCGCGGCCATGGCGCGCATTCCTTCGGTCAAGGTCAGCAACAACGACCGCGACAAGCTGAAAACGTTGGGCGAGGATCTGGGCAAAAGCGTGTTCGGGCAGACGGAAGCCGTTTCCATCCTCACCAGGGCCGTGCTTCGCGCGCGGGCCGGGTTCGGCGGGCACACCAGGCCCCAGGGCTCGTTCCTGTTTTACGGCCCCACGGGGGTCGGCAAGACGGAGCTCGCCAAGCAGCTCGCCGCGTCCCTGGACGTGCCGTTCCTGCGCTACGACATGAGCGAATACATGGAGAAACACGCGGTCTCCCGGCTTATCGGCGCGCCTCCGGGATACGTGGGCTTCGACCAGGGCGGCCTTCTGACGGAAGCCGTCCGCAAAAGCCCGCACTGCGTGCTGTTGCTGGACGAAATCGAAAAAGCGCACCCGGATATTTTCAATATCCTGCTCCAGGTCATGGATTACGCGACATTGACCGACAATACGGGCCGCAAAACGGACTTCCGCAACGTCGTCATTATCATGACGTCCAACGCGGGCGCCTTTGAGATGAGCGCGCGCTCCCTCGGCTTCACGCCCTCGGACAAGGGAACGGATGCGGCGTCCAAGGGCAAGAAGGCCGTGGAAAAACTCTTCGCGCCGGAATTCCGCAACAGGCTGGACGCCATGGTGCCCTTTGCCAGTTTGTCGCCGGAGGTCATGGGCAGAATCGTGGACAAGTTCGCGACCCAGCTTGCCGCCTCGCTCAAGGAAAAGCGCGTGGACATGCTCCTGACGGAAAACGGCAGGGCCTGGCTCGCGGCAAAAGGCTACGACAAGGCCTTTGGCGCGCGGCCTTTGGCGAGAGTCATGCGCGAGTCCGTTGAGGACGAGCTTGCTGCCGAGGTGCTGTTCGGCAAGCTTGCCGGGGGCGGCCGGGTCGTTATCGATGCGGAAAGCCTTACGGCGGAAAAACTGCTGTTCATCTATGACGGATCAGTGAAAGGCGACACTCTGCCGGAGGGCGGTAAAACGCTCCGCCTGGAAGCCGGAAAGCCGGTGAAGCTGTTGCCGGCCCACACCACCGGGAGCGGAAAACGGCCCCGGGCCAAACAATCCGGCGGCGATAAAACGGCGCCGGGCAAGAACAGAAAGCCCTCGGGCAAGGGCGGCAGGAAGATCGCCGCCGGAGCCGCGAAAAAGACGCCGGTCACCGCGAAATAA
- the clpS gene encoding regulatory protein for ClpA substrate specificity (Evidence 2a : Function of homologous gene experimentally demonstrated in an other organism; PubMedId : 11931773, 12576022; Product type r : regulator), with product MTLPTDPKYTPAGETVADVALKEPRHCRVLLHNDDYTTMDFVVEILCTVFHKNQDEAVAVMLAVHEKGRGDCGVYPAEVAETKVSIVHGRARAAGFPLRCSLEDV from the coding sequence ATGACACTACCGACAGATCCCAAATACACGCCCGCCGGTGAAACCGTGGCCGATGTGGCGCTCAAGGAACCCAGACATTGCCGGGTTCTTCTCCACAACGACGACTATACAACCATGGATTTTGTGGTAGAAATATTATGTACCGTCTTCCATAAAAACCAGGATGAGGCGGTCGCGGTAATGCTGGCCGTCCATGAGAAGGGGCGGGGCGATTGCGGCGTGTACCCGGCGGAAGTCGCGGAGACCAAAGTCTCCATCGTGCACGGCAGGGCGCGCGCCGCCGGTTTCCCTCTCCGTTGTTCTCTGGAGGATGTCTGA
- a CDS encoding Transglutaminase family protein cysteine peptidase BTLCP (fragment) — translation MRKGLPGLDSGCMKTVRLLPVVAAFAASLLVAAPGWAVAGEQEAATPPVAVAGARAEDGPATAGFVRDDHSPMLLAAQAKPQAQAAQASPAAQATPAPPASQAAQGQGDVEALAAQRAAAQDAQASAAQDAQAPGPKKTSIRLFDTVEFRGVLKNMPKWQRVVAAEQRSRTFDGDLSTVMRPASVYKQWQELVERVKNASDMEKAKAVTAFFNRWPYKTDQAVYKVSDYWATPKEFLLNSGDCEDYAITKFYALMKLGVDPENMRVVALMDTIRNLAHAVLVIYIDDDAYVLDNLTTLVLSHARYQHYAPQYSINEVYRWAHVRPKKK, via the coding sequence ATGCGCAAAGGGCTGCCTGGCCTTGATAGCGGCTGTATGAAGACAGTCCGCCTTCTGCCGGTTGTGGCAGCGTTTGCGGCAAGCCTGCTGGTTGCGGCTCCGGGATGGGCTGTTGCCGGTGAGCAAGAAGCGGCAACGCCGCCGGTAGCCGTTGCGGGGGCGCGGGCGGAAGACGGCCCGGCAACCGCCGGGTTTGTCCGGGACGACCATTCGCCCATGCTGCTGGCCGCCCAGGCCAAACCGCAGGCTCAGGCCGCCCAGGCCAGCCCGGCGGCGCAGGCAACTCCTGCTCCTCCCGCTTCCCAGGCGGCGCAGGGGCAGGGCGACGTCGAGGCGCTGGCCGCGCAACGGGCCGCGGCTCAAGACGCGCAAGCGTCCGCAGCACAAGACGCGCAAGCGCCGGGCCCCAAAAAAACGTCCATCCGTCTGTTCGACACGGTGGAGTTCCGCGGGGTTCTGAAAAACATGCCCAAATGGCAGCGTGTCGTGGCGGCGGAGCAGCGCTCGCGGACCTTTGACGGCGACCTCAGCACCGTGATGCGCCCCGCGAGCGTGTACAAGCAATGGCAGGAACTTGTCGAAAGGGTGAAAAACGCGTCGGACATGGAAAAGGCCAAGGCCGTGACCGCGTTTTTCAACCGCTGGCCTTACAAGACGGACCAGGCCGTGTACAAGGTGTCGGACTACTGGGCGACGCCAAAGGAATTTTTGCTCAACTCGGGCGACTGCGAAGATTACGCCATAACCAAATTTTACGCCCTGATGAAACTCGGCGTCGACCCGGAAAACATGCGGGTCGTGGCGCTTATGGATACCATCCGGAACCTGGCCCACGCCGTTCTGGTCATATATATTGATGATGACGCGTACGTGCTGGACAACCTGACCACATTGGTCCTCTCGCATGCGCGCTACCAGCATTACGCGCCGCAATATTCCATCAATGAAGTTTACCGCTGGGCGCACGTGCGCCCCAAAAAGAAATAG
- a CDS encoding Glycosyl transferase group 1, whose translation MPHTAPARIALMLPRFSRYGGVEQFGYRLAEALAAKGHSVDFICARQEIAPPPGVRVLRTGRPHGPRWMKMLAFAARAETLRLAGRYDCSISLGKTLRQDILRVGGGPLPAFWRYSEKSYPTAAGRLLKQCLRRANPANMLTRWLENRQYADARLIVAVSHFVRDLIMEAAPGISPDRMRVIYNRPDLGRFSPPSGDQRENARRQFGMAPHVTAIGLATSNFQLKGTAPLIRALTRLPEHCALYVAGGRNHDAYDALAKKLGLADRVHFLGKVDDMPAWYQALDVFALPSFYDACSNAVLEALAAGLPTLSSASNGSAYFLPPENIVQDPGDSDELARALSRLIPQAGENAATGARRPFSWPDGVVSGLEAFVATVEDFLAAKQ comes from the coding sequence ATGCCGCATACCGCCCCTGCCCGCATAGCCCTCATGTTGCCCCGCTTCAGCCGCTACGGCGGCGTCGAGCAGTTCGGCTACCGCCTGGCCGAGGCGCTTGCCGCCAAGGGACATAGCGTGGATTTCATCTGCGCCCGGCAGGAAATCGCCCCGCCCCCCGGCGTCAGGGTGCTCCGCACCGGCAGGCCGCACGGCCCCCGCTGGATGAAAATGCTGGCCTTCGCCGCCAGGGCCGAAACGCTGCGCCTGGCAGGCCGTTACGATTGCAGCATCAGCCTCGGGAAAACCCTGCGCCAGGATATCCTGCGGGTCGGCGGCGGGCCGCTCCCGGCGTTCTGGCGGTATTCCGAAAAATCATACCCAACCGCCGCCGGGCGCTTGCTTAAACAGTGCCTGCGCCGGGCGAACCCGGCAAACATGCTCACCCGCTGGCTGGAAAACCGCCAATATGCCGACGCGCGGCTCATTGTGGCCGTTTCCCATTTCGTGCGGGACCTCATCATGGAGGCGGCCCCCGGCATCAGCCCGGACCGCATGCGCGTCATTTACAACCGCCCCGACCTTGGCCGGTTCTCTCCCCCGTCCGGGGACCAGCGTGAAAATGCCAGGCGGCAATTCGGCATGGCGCCGCACGTCACCGCCATCGGCCTCGCCACCAGCAATTTCCAACTCAAGGGAACGGCTCCGCTTATCCGGGCGCTGACGCGCCTGCCGGAGCATTGCGCACTCTATGTGGCCGGGGGCCGCAACCACGACGCGTATGACGCTCTCGCAAAAAAACTCGGTCTGGCCGACCGGGTGCATTTTCTCGGCAAGGTCGACGATATGCCCGCGTGGTACCAGGCTCTCGACGTCTTCGCCCTGCCCAGTTTCTACGACGCCTGCTCCAACGCCGTCCTGGAAGCGCTCGCCGCCGGGCTGCCGACGCTCAGTTCCGCATCCAACGGCTCGGCGTATTTTTTGCCGCCGGAAAACATCGTCCAAGACCCGGGAGACAGTGACGAACTGGCTCGTGCGCTTTCCCGGCTCATCCCCCAGGCCGGGGAAAATGCAGCCACCGGCGCGCGCCGCCCGTTCAGTTGGCCGGACGGCGTTGTTTCCGGTCTTGAAGCCTTTGTCGCAACGGTGGAAGACTTCCTCGCCGCGAAACAATAG